The Salvelinus namaycush isolate Seneca chromosome 13, SaNama_1.0, whole genome shotgun sequence genome includes a region encoding these proteins:
- the LOC120058281 gene encoding interleukin-1 receptor-like 1, whose protein sequence is MCSFTFRLVDGGLMFLLLSLTRISAQREMSLNPTTIGHYTESPCKLFDKYETTVTEGEALSLPAYYDLSELVWASVTEFTWYRNRTQELPSSEEARVHHHGPVLFFLPLLFNDSDQYYTYWRKAADTCHIFMTEVIVVKAQPFDHSVLFNDISESADNIAIPCPDPVEKLCQDGKENLAWYKNFSPIPNESERNLLVYGASKADEGIYTCVCTWEHNGTVLNTSASRRLKIRAPSASHPPQINLPRNGSTETTDLYTTKKLRCEAFCGQNIEDNCHVWWEMNGVKVCSQQQGYSVNTTSEVEVSSMRSIFTAILTINTVTMKDLQSKFTCVAMNDQKWIYAVVTLKLRGFMFMCLCVVLVFFFLLAAVAVKVFDIDLALFFRGVFKCYGRSEDGKVYDAYVVYQMDGVDKEREEKVYHFVSSVLPNVLEQKCGFRLFIHGRDDLPGEDRMELVEDCMRLSRRLIVILTPSSSTWSGSGGQGSCGQWGCSSLLTTAEDYDCQVGLLQALVHSEMSVILIQLGDMGEGGYTHLPPGLQHLVRKSSPLMWQEGRRGSMLPNSSFWKRVRYMMPWPRHSTSSNNQLMTVLCEQSDGLRT, encoded by the exons ATGTGCTCCTTCACTTTCAGG TTGGTGGATGGTGGTCTCATGTTTCTGCTCCTCAGTTTGACTAGGATTTCTGCCCAGAGAGAAATGTCCTTAAACCCTACTACAATAGGTCATTACACAG AGTCCCCATGTAAACTATTTGACAAGTATGAAACTACTGTGACAGAGGGGGAGGCCCTTAGTTTGCCAGCCTACTATGACCTGAGTGAGTTGGTTTGGGCCAGCGTGACTGAGTTTACCTGGTACAGAAACAGAACCCAAGAGCTCCCGTCCTCTGAGGAAGCGCGTGTGCATCATCATGGACCGGTGCTCTTCTTCCTCCCCCTTTTATTCAACGACTCTGATCAGTACTACACCTACTG GAGAAAGGCAGCAGACACCTGCCATATTTTTATGACAGAGGTGATTGTGGTCAAAGCCCAACCGTTCGATCATTCAGTCCTGTTTAACGATATCTCAGAGTCCGCAGACAACATTGCTATCCCATGTCCTGACCCCGTGGAAAAACTGTGCCAAGATGGAAAAGAAAACTTAGCCTGGTATAAG AATTTCAGTCCCATTCCAAACGAGTCTGAGAGAAATCTGTTGGTGTACGGCGCCTCCAAAGCAGACGAGGGCATCTAtacgtgtgtgtgcacgtgggAGCACAATGGTACGGTTCTCAACACTTCTGCATCCAGGAGACTAAAGATCCGAG CTCCCTCTGCCTCACATCCTCCTCAGATCAACCTGCCTAGAAACGGAAGCACAGAGACCACTGACCTGT ACACCACTAAGAAGTTGAGGTGTGAAGCGTTTTGTGGGCAGAACATTGAAGACAACTGTCACGTGTGGTGGGAGATGAATGGAGTGAAAGTGTGCTCGCAGCAGCAAGGGTACTCAGTGAACACCACCAG CGAGGTGGAGGTATCTTCAATGCGGAGTATCTTCACGGCTATCCTGACCATAAACACAGTGACTATGAAGGACCTCCAGTCAAAGTTCACGTGTGTTGCAATGAACGACCAGAAATGGATTTATGCAGTGGTTACTCTCAAGCTAAGAG GGTTTATGTTTATGTGTCTATGTGTGGTGCTAGTCTTTTTCTTCTTGCTAGCTGCTGTGGCCGTCAAAGTGTTTGACATCGATCTGGCGCTCTTCTTCCGTGGAGTTTTCAAATGCTATGGTCGATCTGAGG ATGGGAAGGTCTATGATGCTTACGTTGTCTACCAGATGGATGGTGTAGACAAGGAAAGGGAGGAGAAAGTGTATCACTTTGTGAGCAGCGTTCTGCCCAATGTCCTGGAGCAGAAGTGTGGCTTTAGACTCTTCATCCATGGCAGAGACGACTTACCTGGAGAAG ACCGCATGGAGTTGGTGGAGGACTGCATGCGGTTGAGCAGGAGGCTGATTGTCATCCTGACCCCCAGCTCAAGCACATGGTCAGGCTCAGGAGGTCAAGGGTCATGTGGCCAATGGGGCTGCTCGTCTTTGTTGACCACAGCGGAGGACTATGACTGTCAGGTGGGGCTCCTCCAGGCTCTGGTCCACAGTGAGATGAGCGTCATCCTCATCCAGCTGGGGGACATGGGGGAGGGTGGCTACACACACCTGCCCCCCGGCCTGCAGCACCTGGTCCGCAAGAGTTCCCCCTTAATGTGGCAGGAGGGAAGGCGTGGGTCGATGCTGCCCAACTCAAGCTTCTGGAAGAGGGTGCGTTACATGATGCCTTGGCCGCGCCACTCGACTAGTTCTAACAACCAGTTAATGACTGTTCTATGTGAACAATCAGATGGTCTGAGGACTTGA
- the LOC120057894 gene encoding interleukin-1 receptor-like 1 gives MCSFTFRLVDGGLMFLLLSLTRISAQREMSLNPTTIGHYTESPCKLLDKYETTVTEGEALSLPAYYDLSELVWASVTEFTWYRNRTQELPSSEEERVHHHGPVLFFLPLLINDSDQYYTYWRKAADTCHIFVTEVIVVKAQPFDHSVLFNDISESADNIAIPCPEPVEKLCQDGKENLAWYKNFSPIPNESERNLWVYGASKADDGIYTCVCTWEHNGTVLNTSASRRLKIRAPSASHPPQINLPRNGSTETTDLYTTKKLRCEAFCGQNIEDNCHVWWEMNGVKVRSQQQGYSVNTTSEVEVSSMRSIFTAILTINTVTMKDLQSKFTCVAMNEQQWIYAVVTLKLRGFMFMCLCVVLVFFFLLAAVAVKVFDIDLALFFRGVFKCYGRSEDGKVYDAYVVYQIDGVDKDMEEKVYHFVSSVLPTVLEQKCGFRLFIHGRDDLPGEDRMELVEDCMRLSRRLIVILTPSSSTWSASGGQGSWGCSSLLTTAEDYDCQVGLLQALVHSEMSVILIQLGDMGEGGYTHLPPGLQHLVRKSAPLMWQEGRRGSMLPNSSFWKRVRYMMPWPRHSTSSHNQLMTVLCEPSDHLRA, from the exons ATGTGCTCCTTCACTTTCAGG TTGGTGGATGGTGGTCTCATGTTTCTGCTCCTCAGTTTGACTAGGATTTCTGCCCAGAGAGAAATGTCCTTAAACCCCACTACAATAGGTCATTACACAG AGTCCCCATGTAAACTACTTGACAAGTATGAAACTACTGTGACAGAGGGGGAGGCCCTTAGTTTGCCAGCCTACTATGACCTGAGTGAGTTGGTTTGGGCCAGCGTGACTGAGTTTACCTGGTACAGAAACAGAACCCAAGAGCTCCCGTCCTCTGAGGAAGAGCGTGTGCATCATCATGGACCGGTGCTCTTCTTCCTCCCCCTTTTAATCAATGACTCTGATCAGTACTACACCTACTG GAGAAAGGCAGCAGACACCTGCCATATTTTTGTGACAGAGGTGATTGTGGTCAAAGCCCAACCGTTCGATCATTCAGTCCTGTTTAACGATATCTCAGAGTCCGCAGACAACATCGCTATCCCATGTCCTGAGCCCGTGGAAAAACTGTGCCAAGATGGAAAAGAAAACTTAGCCTGGTATAAG AATTTCAGTCCCATTCCAAACGAGTCTGAGAGAAATCTGTGGGTGTATGGCGCCTCCAAAGCAGACGATGGCATCTAtacgtgtgtgtgcacgtgggAGCACAATGGGACGGTTCTCAACACTTCTGCATCCAGGAGACTAAAGATCCGAG CTCCCTCTGCCTCACATCCTCCTCAGATCAACCTGCCTAGAAACGGAAGCACAGAGACCACTGACCTGT ACACCACTAAGAAGTTGAGGTGTGAAGCGTTTTGTGGGCAGAACATTGAAGACAACTGTCACGTGTGGTGGGAGATGAATGGAGTGAAAGTGCGCTCGCAGCAGCAAGGCTACTCAGTGAACACCACCAG CGAGGTGGAGGTATCTTCCATGCGGAGTATCTTTACGGCTATCCTGACCATAAACACAGTGACTATGAAGGACCTCCAGTCAAAGTTCACGTGTGTTGCAATGAACGAACAGCAATGGATTTATGCAGTGGTTACTCTCAAGCTAAGAG GGTTTATGTTTATGTGTCTATGTGTGGTGCTAGTCTTTTTCTTCTTGCTAGCTGCTGTGGCCGTCAAAGTGTTTGACATCGATCTGGCGCTCTTCTTCCGTGGAGTTTTCAAATGCTATGGTCGATCTGAGG ATGGGAAGGTCTATGATGCTTACGTTGTCTACCAGATCGATGGTGTAGACAAAGACATGGAGGAGAAAGTGTATCACTTTGTGAGCAGCGTTCTGCCCACTGTCCTGGAGCAGAAGTGTGGCTTTAGACTCTTCATCCATGGCAGAGACGACTTACCTGGAGAAG ACCGCATGGAGTTGGTGGAGGACTGCATGCGGCTGAGCAGGAGGCTGATTGTCATCCTGACCCCCAGCTCAAGCACATGGTCAGCCTCAGGAGGTCAAGGGTCATGGGGATGCTCGTCTTTGTTGACCACAGCGGAGGACTATGACTGTCAGGTGGGGCTCCTCCAGGCTCTGGTCCACAGTGAGATGAGCGTCATCCTCATCCAGCTGGGGGACATGGGGGAGGGTGGCTACACACACCTGCCACCCGGCCTGCAGCACCTGGTCCGCAAGAGTGCCCCCTTAATGTGGCAGGAGGGAAGGCGTGGGTCGATGCTGCCCAACTCAAGCTTCTGGAAGAGGGTGCGTTACATGATGCCTTGGCCGCGCCACTCGACTAGTTCTCACAACCAGTTAATGACTGTTCTATGTGAACCATCAGATCATCTGAGGGCTTGA